Part of the Leptodactylus fuscus isolate aLepFus1 chromosome 6, aLepFus1.hap2, whole genome shotgun sequence genome, GCGGACCTCATAGTCTATGTGTGTTTGTTGgatttctgccatttttatactgaaattatATTTTCTATTAATAACCTATCTTACAAAGTTTTACATATTCACAAAAAGTTGTAAAGATCTAGTATTCTAAAAAGATGTTTACCTTCTTCTGAAATAAACACCACACTCATCCATGTGTTTTGTCAGGTATTGCAGTTCCACAAATTCCaaaatttctgcttccattagacctatagggaaatcgccagGACGTTTCCGGAGGTGCAATTGACAACAGTTTTAGAAACCCCAGTGTGGCCGCAGTGCGTATTTCTCTGCAATGTAAGGAAGGGATTCGCTAGGATTCCaaacactttgcagggactgtaaaacactgcgtttttcttGTGCCGTTTTTGCTTGGCCAAACCgtggcatttacaccacgtggggccctggcctaacagaacaaagctgcattttcgcagaCAAAACCCATGGACAAATATGGCACTGTTTCTAGAAGAGAGAagcaatgtttttctaatcctgtagaacccctttaagcattataagcagagatgaacgagtactattcgaaactcctgtttcgaatagcacgcacccataggaatgaataaatgcagctggcacacaggTGGTTAAGTCAAAGTCTGCTTGCCGccctcttccattcattcctatgggtgcgtgctattcgaaacggccgtatcgagtagtactcgctcatctctaattataagttTTGTAACTTTCTAATAAACTTTGTGTTTCAGTTCCTCAACATTTTCAAAAAGTCTGCTGGTTGTTCGTTTGTAGTCTGAAGATAGTTTGAAGACTACATAAGGCTCTAGTATTTGCCGGAAATGACATTTCTAGAATAACAACAGCTCCATAGTCAGGGAACACCATAAATAATGTAACAGGGCATGAATATTTCATCCATGTAGCAGGGTGCTGCTCCAGATCATCCCATCCTATCTTATACTCCTATCTTATAATAAACCTCTATTAATTATGTCATTGTGACACTGTCCAGGTCTGCGGGTCCTGCAAGTGAGAAAAGAGCATGGACGAAACCTCATGTATTCaaggtatctaagcctatcatgtgtaataGTCTGCTGAGCcattgtatctaagtctatctaatgtgatactgtctgccaaGCCACGTATTTCTGCTTGTTATGTAAAATCTATGCATATAAGTAtcttgtgatactgtctgctaagtctgtgtatctaatcctgttatATGTGATGCTATTTGCCAAGCAGTtgaatgtaagggtgcattcacacggagtaacgtgccgtgtgacctggcacgtatacgccgtgtgagattttgagcgccgtatacgctcccattgatttcaatgggagttagtctcgtatacggcgtgttattttgcggcggtgattttgcggccgcaaaatcacgcggcgtatacgatccaggctcctattgaaatcaatgggagcttatacggcgctcaaaatctcacacggcgtatacgtgccaggtcacgcggttactccgtgtgaatgcaccctaagtctacCATGTGGGATACTGTCTGTAGAATTAGTGTATAGAAACCTATCATGTGTCAGCTAAGCTAACGTAtctaagcctaccatgtgtgatacagtctgctgcaaTCCATGGCCATGTGTGGTGCTTCCATGGAAGAAAGAAGACATGAATTTCTTATCTTAGCATATCCCcaagtcagtggcataactaggaatggcggggccccgtggcgaacttttgacatggggcccccccgacaccgaagatctcgaccgagtccctcctacgcattcctgcgcgctctattatgttccatagtggcccctgcacacagtattatacccaatagtggcccctacacacagtattatgtcccatagtggcccctgcacacagtattatacccaatagtggcccctgcgcacagtattatgtcccttagtggcccctacaggactaaatactgtcaccgctgaccgctataccaggacaaattgtggataaaaaaaaatctggtcctgtgcattacaatttagtaactccatgtgcctcatattaataacagttaaccctatcatgtccctcacattaagccttgtgtacctcacataagagttactgatatgtgagaaacatggaggtaataataaagtatcttcattattattacccccaaatgtctcacatattagtaactcttatggtgaggcaaacaggggttaatgtgagggagatgatggggttaactgctattactatgaggcacatggagttactaaaacacaagtaatccccccaaatgcctgatagtaataagtatagtaaccccagtacgtacctgtgtagcttcagtttcattttcctagagcagcttcttcctccagtgcaggacggcagggataagccccgcctcctcctctcattggtgggcagaggacagcagagaaagggaggggggagagagggagagcgtcctgcagcgctgacaggagccagacctgaagctcctgtgtctccgttgctgcagcttcggggccccctgttggtggaaagtattccaccaacagggggcccgatcattatactcgggggtccgaaaagacctccgagcataatgatagcagcggtagcagctgtcaccgggcccctaatgtcccgggccctgtggcagctgctaccgctgctatggtggtagttacgccactgccccaagTCTATTATGTGGGTTGTTaccacacacacacttcccatCATTTGCTGCTGTCTGCGTATTTTACTTTTGTTGTCCACACAACTCTGTTTTGGGcagaggccccatgttgctgaaacgcagctttttctgttgcagattttgctgccttttttgagtcaaagccaggagtggattgagcaaaaggtagaagtatactagcttcctatatatttcccattactttgtgTAGTCATTCTtgtcctttggctcaaaaaactggagcaaaatctgcaacaaaaacagctgttgGAATAaggcttaaagaggatctgtctccTAGTATAAAATACAACGtgacatacatcatttgattctcgctgtgccctgaaacattttatttttaaaatctgtCCATCCATTCACAAGAAATTGTCCCATGAAAATGatatgtaaactagctcttaTCCCTAGCTCTTAGGTTTCTACCCACTTGGGGATTAAGAACCAGTTTACTTATAATCTTCCTGGGACTATTTCttgtgaatggatggatggattttaGAAATAAAACTACCAAATTGATCAGTGTGAGTACATGAAGCCATACTTGTATAATACTTGTTTGAATCAGTCATAGCTAACAAGATTTTGCATAAGCCATGCCTCAAGCGCTTGTCTCACCTGGTTCCAGGTACCCTCAGTCTTTTTGGGAATAGTGATGTTCTCACTCTTGTATTCATTGATGACATCCTGGCTATCAGACAACAGCTGCACGGTCAGCTCATACGAACATCCAGCGTCAGTCCGTGCTGCATACCTGCAACCATAAGGTTCCCTGAATGGTAAATCTGCCAAGTTTTCCTCACAGACTGCAAGATTATATTCAGGGGGTGACAACTGCCTACAATAACTATAATGGCAGTGAGGTGGTGGAGGTCACTGACTTACACAAAATGGCGCTAGGAGGACAACTGTCTGATGTGTAGTTGAAGAAAGCGTCTTTGTATATGAGTTTTCCCACCTGGCATATGACTATAGCACAAGAAGACAATATCTCAATTTGCATGCAAAGGACACAGCCAGCAGTACAACCTACAAGTTAATGGCATAATTGGCAGGACCCAAAGTAATTGGAAGAATTCACTGGCAGGGTTGCTAGTACTATTGTCTTGGGCAAagatgcgatagatagatagatagatagatagatagatagatagatagatagatagatagatagatgcagcagTCTGTTCTATGGTGGGGTCAGTGAGCTCCTCATCCTCAGGTTTCAGGCCCTCGTCTTGAAAGTATAGGTTGTATAGGATCTTCAGATGTAGTGGACAGCGATTGTACAGACAGCTGTGGAGATACATGATGAGCCTGTGCCATCGTCCATTTCAGAGGACAGGGACTCCCTGTGGGGGAGACAGCCATTACAGCTAGTAGGGCAGTTGAACAAGTAAGTAAGGAACTGGTCTTAAGTGTTGAGGATGGAGAAAGCCTCTGGGTGGCGATCATGCCGCAGTGTGAAAACAAGGTAGATCCAACCCCAAATGTCTGGATGTTACAGGGCAGTAGTAAGTAATAAATGATGTTATACCACCAGCTTCATGCAGTGGGGTCAGTAGCGGCTGAAGAATAAAAGTGCCATCAAAGGAATAGTGTTACTTTGTTGGTTTCCTGGGGCAGGCTTAGGAACTGAGCTCCTCCTGTAGTGTGGTGGGAGCTGCTCTCCAACTGTAGCTTGGTGAAAGTTGGATCTAGATGACTGTAGGGTTGAACATAGATGAGTCTAGGACAATCTGGGTGTGTGAATGAAAGTAGTTTCACCCTGATATATTGTGACGTGGTGGTTATCTGGGACAACAGCTCGGTATGTATATGAGGTGGTGGCATGTACAGTAGAACTgttttacatatttactttttcTTTGTCTCATGATGTGTTTTATGATGCGTATTGTACTGAATACACGGATAACTTATTGTATTTTATGATGTACTAAACTTATTTGAAATGGCTAGGGATATTTAGGGATGGACTGGTTCTCTATTAGGGTCAGTATTTTGAGACCGCCATTGTCAGAATAGGATTCTCTTTTGGGGTACAAGGGCACATATTAGGGTAAATTAGTAATACTTCCATTCTTCCAATATCACTTTAATGACTATGCTCTGGTGTTATCGAGATGACCCCAGATTTCTACACTCCCCCCCTGACAGTCTAATGGATCACCGGTAAGACCTTTCTATTACGATTGGATCATGCTTTCGGCTGTATCTTGCTTTGCTATTTCTGGTAATTGATTCATGATGAATAAGGTGCTGGCTAGCAGGATCTTTCTCATAGacagtttggagaattttctttgcagcattttGATATTTCACTTGATAAAAAAGCACAATTCCAAAAAGTCAGTACCATGTGTAAtgagtaaagaaaacaagaatgcaatgagaTGGAAATCTCATATATCagattttattcacaatagaacatagagtaTATATCAGAAGTTGAAAGCTGACTTAGTTGAGAATCCTCCAGCTGGCTTTTATTTGTACCATTTACTTTTCCAGCCTGTTATTAACCCCGTCCCAACCTCCATGACGCGTTTCTACCAtcaatttctattttatttttttttttcaaacaaaatGGACAAGTGTCTATCTTTCAACTCCTGATATGTGTTATATGTTCTATTGGGGATACTctatggttatatgagatttccaaattattgcattcttgttttctttacatcttatacagtgtccccaatttgGAATAGGGGGTGTAAGATTGTCACATGAATTGTATATTTGCTGTTTAGTCATTGGGTCTGCAGTAGTCTGGTACTTTCTGGAAAGAGGATTCATTCTTTCATTGGCTGCGGAGCAGTTTTTGTCCCTTTGGCATTGCAATTCCAGAGCTGACTCTGTTGTATTCAAAGACTACTGTTATGCCAATGTGTGCCTGACACCTGTGTCTTGTGACTGCAGTTCTCATGCTGAATAAGTTGATTTGTCCTTGTCATGTCGGTCTCCTGATGTTGATCCTGACTGTTCCTTACTACTGACAACTGGTGTTAACTATTCTTGTGCCAAACATTATCTTCTTTAGTAAATGTTGGTGACAATGCGCCTGTGTGAGTCCAGTGTATTACTTAGCTGTGTCAATAGAGCAATTGAGATGTGGGGATCCGGCTGTCAGATCCTTGGGATCGTCAAAATAGGTGGAAGTGTTCTTGGCCTGGTGTAACAGCTAGTTGGGATAGTCAGAGTTATGCCACTGGCCCCTACATAACCATCATATTGgctaccacccagctttcctacccACAAATCATCTCACCAGTCGCTGACCAGAATCTTGGGTTGAGCGTCCAGCTCTTCTGCAGTATATCCTTCATTAAGTAGATCAATCTTTTGAGATTTACAGCACCATCTGAGGAGAGAAGACCATATATGTACATTTTATGTGACCTCTGTGCCCTCTCCCTCATCTTCATCAATTCTCAGGAAAGACCCAGGCTTCATGGAACTTTTATATGCCATGATTGTTCTATTTACtgcatactgtatatcacaggagATTACTACTGCCAGTATTACTCCGTAGGTACTATATAATAGTATGTACACCTACTGTTCTAGGAGACCCTGGATAATATTAGCAATGACTGCTCATAATATCGCACAGTGATCTACAGTAGTCTGGATAATTgtgaatttttcatttttttttaactgtaatttttattaaagtttgtCAATAAGAAAGAAAATACCAGGACATTAATCAGAAGATAagtgattttttctttttctatatcAGACACTTACTCAAAGGATGTAGCAAAATACTTGGAGATTCCATCAGAAGGAAACTTTGCTCCGCAGTCTCCCGGGAGCTCTTCAACTTTCCACCCATCACCTCCATGCTGAACGTCTTCCCAGTGTTCTAGCTCCTCTATATCAGAGAataaacaatatacagtacagtgtctACTAGAAAATCAGTCACAGGGGGCCAGGAAGATGAGCTGCAAGAGCTGTTTGTTGAAGTCCTCATGTAGAGCTGTTGTAGCTGTCATTATATTTGCCGGACCCTCTTTCAAAGGCAGCACAACCATATGATAAGCCACCAAATAGCTATTGctatcgcttttttttttttttttttttttaaatgtagattgtgagccccacatagagctcacaatgtacatttttccctatcaatatgtctttggaatatgggatggaaatccatgcaaacacggggagaacatacaaactccttgcagatggttttttgcccttggtgggatttgaacaccaggacccagcgctgcaaggctgcagtgctaaccactgagccaccgtgtggccccctatcgCTTTTCTTTTTAACATGTTACTGTCCATCCTTTACAATTGTGTAGGGGAGCGTTCaatgaacatttttgtaacatattttatttagtaaaagctCTAAAGTTCTCCCTTAGCAGCTCTAGCTATCCATGGAGAAATCACTAGCTAAAAACACATCAGGAAAGCTCATATACCTGGCTGTGCAATTAACTGGTGGTATTTTTTTTAGAGCTCCAATTTTGGTAGATATATATTTGGTATGCACTGCACCAGgattcagtcgtggctagccattttttggaccgaattctgaggcggcctccaccttaaaatccagtccaaaattctccctctgaacccagcctaagggccccttcacaaaggagtaaacacacgtgtattttggcgaaATACACGTGtagaaatacacgtgtaaaaataaaactcccattgacttcaatgacattttacacgtgtattttgacgtgtttttttacacgtgtaaaaaaaaatgccattgaagtcaatgggagtctgatttttacatgtgtattttttacacgtgtattttgccaaaatacatgcgcgtttactccgtgtgaaggggcccttagaatgTGCATTTCCCACAATCCACTTTGCCTCATTCCGTCAGGTTACAAACTGTTGTCACAGCTCATATTCTTTGTAAtcataaggctgggtttacacggtGCTTATTTGCTTAAGAAATGCATATAGTTTTCTACAGTATTTCAGTAATAAGTATTCTGCATTACACCTGAATGCTAATGGAatataaaaactgcatgcagttcttcagtaaaAAAGCGCAGTTGTAAACACAGCCTCAAGGGAATCATTGGAGTGTAGGAATAGTAGGAGCGATGAGAGCTGGTGTTATACATCCTATTACTATCGGTATATTATCTGATGAAGGAGGAGGCACTGCTGCACAGATTTACCGACATCTCTAATAATCTTCATGTAAGATCTTCATGTCATGGTTGGGGCAGTTTGAGAGTTGCAACACATCTGCATTCACTTTCATTGGCAACTTTGACCACACAATGGGTAAGTAGCTCTAGCTTAATGGACTGTTTCATTGGGTCTAAGGAGCCCAGTACTCCGGAGgaaagcacataacttcacaataaaactGTCAATAGCGTACTCAGTACCATACACTACACGCAGGCTAATTTCCAAATGGGGAGGACAAAATCAAGTTTTTACTTGAGTGCTTCTTTAAG contains:
- the LOC142210669 gene encoding F-box only protein 2-like, whose amino-acid sequence is MARNLIKNPCGEEELEHWEDVQHGGDGWKVEELPGDCGAKFPSDGISKYFATSFEWCCKSQKIDLLNEGYTAEELDAQPKILVSDWYAARTDAGCSYELTVQLLSDSQDVINEYKSENITIPKKTEGTWNQLSHTFSEYGPGVRFIQFTHGGQDTVCWKGWYGVRVTNSSIKIEA